In Engraulis encrasicolus isolate BLACKSEA-1 chromosome 24, IST_EnEncr_1.0, whole genome shotgun sequence, a single genomic region encodes these proteins:
- the slka gene encoding STE20-like serine/threonine-protein kinase isoform X2: MSFFNFRKIFKLGTEKKKKQYEHVHRDLNPEDEWEIVGELGDGAFGKVYKAQNKQTGVLAAAKVIDTQTEEELEDYIVEIDILASCDHPNIVKLLEAYYFQTKLWILIEFCGGGAVDAVMLELERPLTEPQIRVVCRQTLEALQYLHDNKVIHRDLKAGNILLTIAGDIKLADFGVSAKNTRTLQRRDSFIGTPYWMAPEVVMCETSKDRPYDFKADIWSLGVTLIEMAEIEPPNHELNPMRVLLKIAKSEPPSLMKPSRWSAEFKDFLRKCLDKNMDNRWNTAQLLQHPFVVNVVDSKPMRELIAEAKAEVLEEIEEGKEEEEEEESDTLLVVPRHKRALSDVSNGSSEDERAAPSPTPLVTVSEMPESEPRPSEGKAPEVEKEPVVETPPAGIKEEVQVRKEEEGGNNQPEAARETAENATVSDQKDEIRATEEEEERQKDEGEHEKTEEMEQKTEKGTEDGDVQEQKNEEITKEQEVVVVEDAQKEEEDEKKENEVQKEEPAELQDSASAATDGDENQKPEEALQEPGEPKEPEEQQPVEDLAAPESKEPAAELTTAGDEKPEHALETDQHEDKEQDVEEQATNGEDLTIDSTSKASESTEVSLAEAGSNNDAQQEEETQATEIKEGGDEVQSKEEKEQEPVDNKAAVPSTVTTVTDVTPEIVVEGDEGTQMVETKFGEEGDKEKEKDSDSGCSSAADTNSIDINLSISNFLSKNKDGSISVQDYKRQKKTLKKTRKFMVDGVEVSVTTSKIITDNDTKSEELRFLRRQELRELRLLQKEEQRSMQQLSNKLQQQREQLFRRFEQETTGKKRQYELELETLEKQQKQSIERLEQEHTSRLRDEAKRIKSEQDRELSKFQSMLKNRKKEGVAQVMIQSFQLSSFALFNAQLQDEQEFLQRQQQELDAALKRIIQQHKQELAAIERDCLNHKQQLMRAREAAMWEMEERHLQEKHQLLKQQLKDQYFMQRHQLLKRHDKEMEQMGGYNQRLVEEMKNRHAQEKGRLPKIQRGDAKTRMAMFKKSLRITATGTPEQDREKIKQFAIQEEKRQKSERLHQQQKHENQMRDLQLQCDSNNRELQQLQNEKCHLLVEHETEKLKELDEEHGQELKEWREKLRPRKKALEEEFSRKQQEQEVFFSTSGDSECLNPNAQSRVSKFYPVPGAHSSGS, from the exons atgtctttttttaattttcggAAAATATTTAAACTGGGAactgagaagaaaaagaaacaatacGAGCACGTTCACAGGGACTTGAATCCAGAGGACGAGTGGGAGATTGTAGGAGAACTGGGAGATGGAGCCTTTGGCAAAGTGTACAAG gctcagAACAAGCAGACGGGTGTGCTAGCGGCGGCTAAGGTGATTGACACCCAGACTGAAGAGGAGTTGGAGGActacatagtagagattgacatCCTGGCCTCCTGTGACCATCCTAACATCGTCAAACTCCTAGAAGCATACTACTTCCAGACCAAACTCTGG atcctGATTGAGTTCTGCGGGGGAGGAGCAGTGGATGCGGTGATGCTGG agctGGAGCGGCCATTGACGGAGCCTCAGATCCGCGTGGTGTGTAGGCAGACCCTGGAGGCCCTCCAGTATCTCCATGACAACAAGGTCATCCATCGGGACCTGAAGGCCGGCAACATCCTCCTCACCATCGCCGGAGACATCAAGCTGG CTGACTTCGGTGTGTCTGCCAAGAACACGAGGACCCTTCAGCGAAGAGACTCTTTCATTGGGACACCGTACTG GATGGCCCCGGAGGTGGTGATGTGCGAGACGTCTAAGGACCGGCCGTACGACTTCAAGGCCGACATCTGGTCCCTGGGCGTCACGCTGATCGAGATGGCCGAGATCGAGCCGCCCAACCACGAGCTCAACCCCATGAGGGTGCTGCTCAAGATCGCCAAGTCCGAACCTCCCTCACTCATGAAGCCATCCAGATg GTCGGCAGAGTTTAAGGACTTCCTGCGAAAGTGTCTGGACAAGAACATGGACAACAGGTGGAACACTGCTCAACTACTGCAG CATCCATTTGTGGTGAACGTGGTGGACAGCAAGCCCATGAGGGAGCTGATCGCTGAGGCCAAGGCTGAAGTCCTAGAGGAGATTGAGGAGggcaaagaggaagaggaggaggaggagagcgacacCCTGCTG GTGGTGCCCAGGCATAAGCGCGCCCTATCGGACGTCAGCAACGGCAGCTCAGAAGACGAGAGGGCCGCCCCAAGTCCCACCCCCTTGGTCACCGTCTCGGAGATGCCCGAGTCCGAGCCAAGGCCCAGCGAGGGCAAAGCTCCCGAGGTGGAGAAGGAGCCGGTCGTGGAGACACCACCTGCTGGAATTAAGGAGGAAGTGCAGgtcaggaaagaggaagagggcggCAACAACCAACCAGAAGCGGCCAGAGAAACAGCAGAGAATGCAACTGTCAGCGACCAGAAGGATGAAATCAGGgcaacagaggaggaagaggagagacaaaaagATGAAGGAGAACACGAGAagactgaagaaatggaacagaaGACAGAAAAAGGAACAGAGGATGGGGACGTTCAAGAGCAAAAGAACGAAGAGATAACAAAAGAGCAAGAAGTAGTAGTGGTGGAGGACGcacagaaggaagaagaggatgagaagaaggaAAATGAAGTTCAGAAAGAGGAGCCTGCTGAGCTCCAAGATTCTGCATCTGCTGCTACAGACGGAGATGAGAACCAGAAACCAGAGGAAGCACTACAGGAGCCAGGAGAACCAAAGGAGCCTGAAGAACAACAACCTGTTGAAGATCTGGCAGCACCAGAGTCCAAAGAACCAGCAGCAGAACTGACCACTGCAGGTGACGAGAAGCCAGAGCATGCACTAGAGACGGATCAACATGAAGACAAAGAGCAAGATGTGGAAGAACAAGCAACAAATGGAGAAGATCTAACTATAGACAGCACTTCCAAGGCATCAGAATCCACAGAGGTGTCGTTAGCAGAAGCTGGATCCAATAATGATGCgcaacaggaggaggagacacAGGCCACAGAGATTAAGGAAGGAGGAGATGAGGTCCAGTCTAAAGAAGAGAAGGAGCAGGAGCCGGTAGACAATAAGGCAGCGGTACCATCCACAGTCACCACGGTTACAGACGTTACCCCAGAAATTGTGGTGGAAGGTGACGAGGGCACACAGATGGTGGAGACAAAGTTCGGTGAAGAGGGggacaaggagaaggagaaggactcCGATTCTGGCTGCAGCTCGGCAGCCGACACCAACAGCATCGATATCAACCTGTCCATCTCCAACTTCCTGTCCAAGAACAAGGATGGTTCCATCTCCGTGCAG GACTACAAGCGACAGAAGAAGACCCTGAAGAAGACGCGCAAGTTCATGGTGGACGGAGTGGAGGTCAGCGTCACCACCTCCAAGATCATCACCGACAACGACACCAAGAGCGAAGAGCTGCGCTTcctcag gcgTCAGGAGCTGCGTGAGCTGCGTCTCCTCCAGAAGGAGGAGCAGAGGTCCATGCAGCAGCTCAGTAACAagctgcagcagcagagagagcagCTGTTCCGCCGCTTTGAGCAGGAGACCACC GGCAAGAAGCGTCAGTATGAGCTGGAGCTGGAGACCCTGGAGAAGCAGCAGAAGCAGTCCATCGAGCGCCTGGAGCAGGAGCACACCAGCCGGCTGAGGGACGAGGCCAAGCGCATCAAGAGCGAGCAGGACCGGGAGCTCTCCAAGTTCCAGAGCATGCTCAAGAACCGCAAGAAAgag GGCGTGGCCCAGGTTATGATTCAGTCTTTTCAGTTGTCCTCATTCGCTCTCTTCAACGCCCAGCTGCAGGAC GAGCAAGAGTTtctgcagcggcagcagcaggagttGGACGCGGCCCTGAAGCGGATCATCCAACAGCACAAGCAGGAGCTGGCTGCCATCGAGAGAGACTGCCTGAACCACAAGCAGCAGCTgatgagag CTCGTGAGGCGGCCATGTGGGAGATGGAGGAGCGCCACCTGCAGGAGAAACACCAGCTCCTCAAGCAGCAGCTGAAGGACCAGTACTTCATGCAGAGGCACCAGCTGCTCAAGAGACacgacaag GAGATGGAGCAGATGGGCGGCTACAACCAGCGGCTGGTGGAGGAGATGAAGAACAGGCACGCGCAGGAGAAGGGACGCCTGCCCAAGATCCAGCGCGGCGACGCCAAGACGCGCATGGCCATGTTCAAGAAGAGCCTGCGCATCACCGCCACCGGCACGCCCGAACAGGACCGGGAGAAGATCAAACAG tttgctatccaggaggagaagaggcagaAGAGTGAGCGTCTTCATCAGCAGCAGAAGCACGAGAACCAGATGAGAGACCTGCAGCTGCAGTGTGACTCCAACAACAGAGAACTACAGcaactacag aatgaGAAGTGCCACCTGCTGGTGGAGCATGAGACTGAGAAGCTGAAGGAGCTGGATGAGGAGCACGGCCAGGAgctgaaggagtggagagagaagctCAGGCCCCGCAAGaag GCGCTGGAGGAGGAGTTCAGCAggaagcagcaggagcaggaggtctTCTTCAGCACCAGCGGAGACTCCGAGTGCCTCAACCCCAACGCCCAGAGCAGGGTCTCCAAGTTCTACCCCGTCCCAGGAGCACACTCCTCAGGATCCTAA
- the slka gene encoding STE20-like serine/threonine-protein kinase isoform X3: protein MSFFNFRKIFKLGTEKKKKQYEHVHRDLNPEDEWEIVGELGDGAFGKVYKAQNKQTGVLAAAKVIDTQTEEELEDYIVEIDILASCDHPNIVKLLEAYYFQTKLWILIEFCGGGAVDAVMLELERPLTEPQIRVVCRQTLEALQYLHDNKVIHRDLKAGNILLTIAGDIKLADFGVSAKNTRTLQRRDSFIGTPYWMAPEVVMCETSKDRPYDFKADIWSLGVTLIEMAEIEPPNHELNPMRVLLKIAKSEPPSLMKPSRWSAEFKDFLRKCLDKNMDNRWNTAQLLQHPFVVNVVDSKPMRELIAEAKAEVLEEIEEGKEEEEEEESDTLLVVPRHKRALSDVSNGSSEDERAAPSPTPLVTVSEMPESEPRPSEGKAPEVEKEPVVETPPAGIKEEVQVRKEEEGGNNQPEAARETAENATVSDQKDEIRATEEEEERQKDEGEHEKTEEMEQKTEKGTEDGDVQEQKNEEITKEQEVVVVEDAQKEEEDEKKENEVQKEEPAELQDSASAATDGDENQKPEEALQEPGEPKEPEEQQPVEDLAAPESKEPAAELTTAGDEKPEHALETDQHEDKEQDVEEQATNGEDLTIDSTSKASESTEVSLAEAGSNNDAQQEEETQATEIKEGGDEVQSKEEKEQEPVDNKAAVPSTVTTVTDVTPEIVVEGDEGTQMVETKFGEEGDKEKEKDSDSGCSSAADTNSIDINLSISNFLSKNKDGSISVQDYKRQKKTLKKTRKFMVDGVEVSVTTSKIITDNDTKSEELRFLRRQELRELRLLQKEEQRSMQQLSNKLQQQREQLFRRFEQETTGKKRQYELELETLEKQQKQSIERLEQEHTSRLRDEAKRIKSEQDRELSKFQSMLKNRKKEEQEFLQRQQQELDAALKRIIQQHKQELAAIERDCLNHKQQLMRAREAAMWEMEERHLQEKHQLLKQQLKDQYFMQRHQLLKRHDKEMEQMGGYNQRLVEEMKNRHAQEKGRLPKIQRGDAKTRMAMFKKSLRITATGTPEQDREKIKQFAIQEEKRQKSERLHQQQKHENQMRDLQLQCDSNNRELQQLQNEKCHLLVEHETEKLKELDEEHGQELKEWREKLRPRKKALEEEFSRKQQEQEVFFSTSGDSECLNPNAQSRVSKFYPVPGAHSSGS, encoded by the exons atgtctttttttaattttcggAAAATATTTAAACTGGGAactgagaagaaaaagaaacaatacGAGCACGTTCACAGGGACTTGAATCCAGAGGACGAGTGGGAGATTGTAGGAGAACTGGGAGATGGAGCCTTTGGCAAAGTGTACAAG gctcagAACAAGCAGACGGGTGTGCTAGCGGCGGCTAAGGTGATTGACACCCAGACTGAAGAGGAGTTGGAGGActacatagtagagattgacatCCTGGCCTCCTGTGACCATCCTAACATCGTCAAACTCCTAGAAGCATACTACTTCCAGACCAAACTCTGG atcctGATTGAGTTCTGCGGGGGAGGAGCAGTGGATGCGGTGATGCTGG agctGGAGCGGCCATTGACGGAGCCTCAGATCCGCGTGGTGTGTAGGCAGACCCTGGAGGCCCTCCAGTATCTCCATGACAACAAGGTCATCCATCGGGACCTGAAGGCCGGCAACATCCTCCTCACCATCGCCGGAGACATCAAGCTGG CTGACTTCGGTGTGTCTGCCAAGAACACGAGGACCCTTCAGCGAAGAGACTCTTTCATTGGGACACCGTACTG GATGGCCCCGGAGGTGGTGATGTGCGAGACGTCTAAGGACCGGCCGTACGACTTCAAGGCCGACATCTGGTCCCTGGGCGTCACGCTGATCGAGATGGCCGAGATCGAGCCGCCCAACCACGAGCTCAACCCCATGAGGGTGCTGCTCAAGATCGCCAAGTCCGAACCTCCCTCACTCATGAAGCCATCCAGATg GTCGGCAGAGTTTAAGGACTTCCTGCGAAAGTGTCTGGACAAGAACATGGACAACAGGTGGAACACTGCTCAACTACTGCAG CATCCATTTGTGGTGAACGTGGTGGACAGCAAGCCCATGAGGGAGCTGATCGCTGAGGCCAAGGCTGAAGTCCTAGAGGAGATTGAGGAGggcaaagaggaagaggaggaggaggagagcgacacCCTGCTG GTGGTGCCCAGGCATAAGCGCGCCCTATCGGACGTCAGCAACGGCAGCTCAGAAGACGAGAGGGCCGCCCCAAGTCCCACCCCCTTGGTCACCGTCTCGGAGATGCCCGAGTCCGAGCCAAGGCCCAGCGAGGGCAAAGCTCCCGAGGTGGAGAAGGAGCCGGTCGTGGAGACACCACCTGCTGGAATTAAGGAGGAAGTGCAGgtcaggaaagaggaagagggcggCAACAACCAACCAGAAGCGGCCAGAGAAACAGCAGAGAATGCAACTGTCAGCGACCAGAAGGATGAAATCAGGgcaacagaggaggaagaggagagacaaaaagATGAAGGAGAACACGAGAagactgaagaaatggaacagaaGACAGAAAAAGGAACAGAGGATGGGGACGTTCAAGAGCAAAAGAACGAAGAGATAACAAAAGAGCAAGAAGTAGTAGTGGTGGAGGACGcacagaaggaagaagaggatgagaagaaggaAAATGAAGTTCAGAAAGAGGAGCCTGCTGAGCTCCAAGATTCTGCATCTGCTGCTACAGACGGAGATGAGAACCAGAAACCAGAGGAAGCACTACAGGAGCCAGGAGAACCAAAGGAGCCTGAAGAACAACAACCTGTTGAAGATCTGGCAGCACCAGAGTCCAAAGAACCAGCAGCAGAACTGACCACTGCAGGTGACGAGAAGCCAGAGCATGCACTAGAGACGGATCAACATGAAGACAAAGAGCAAGATGTGGAAGAACAAGCAACAAATGGAGAAGATCTAACTATAGACAGCACTTCCAAGGCATCAGAATCCACAGAGGTGTCGTTAGCAGAAGCTGGATCCAATAATGATGCgcaacaggaggaggagacacAGGCCACAGAGATTAAGGAAGGAGGAGATGAGGTCCAGTCTAAAGAAGAGAAGGAGCAGGAGCCGGTAGACAATAAGGCAGCGGTACCATCCACAGTCACCACGGTTACAGACGTTACCCCAGAAATTGTGGTGGAAGGTGACGAGGGCACACAGATGGTGGAGACAAAGTTCGGTGAAGAGGGggacaaggagaaggagaaggactcCGATTCTGGCTGCAGCTCGGCAGCCGACACCAACAGCATCGATATCAACCTGTCCATCTCCAACTTCCTGTCCAAGAACAAGGATGGTTCCATCTCCGTGCAG GACTACAAGCGACAGAAGAAGACCCTGAAGAAGACGCGCAAGTTCATGGTGGACGGAGTGGAGGTCAGCGTCACCACCTCCAAGATCATCACCGACAACGACACCAAGAGCGAAGAGCTGCGCTTcctcag gcgTCAGGAGCTGCGTGAGCTGCGTCTCCTCCAGAAGGAGGAGCAGAGGTCCATGCAGCAGCTCAGTAACAagctgcagcagcagagagagcagCTGTTCCGCCGCTTTGAGCAGGAGACCACC GGCAAGAAGCGTCAGTATGAGCTGGAGCTGGAGACCCTGGAGAAGCAGCAGAAGCAGTCCATCGAGCGCCTGGAGCAGGAGCACACCAGCCGGCTGAGGGACGAGGCCAAGCGCATCAAGAGCGAGCAGGACCGGGAGCTCTCCAAGTTCCAGAGCATGCTCAAGAACCGCAAGAAAgag GAGCAAGAGTTtctgcagcggcagcagcaggagttGGACGCGGCCCTGAAGCGGATCATCCAACAGCACAAGCAGGAGCTGGCTGCCATCGAGAGAGACTGCCTGAACCACAAGCAGCAGCTgatgagag CTCGTGAGGCGGCCATGTGGGAGATGGAGGAGCGCCACCTGCAGGAGAAACACCAGCTCCTCAAGCAGCAGCTGAAGGACCAGTACTTCATGCAGAGGCACCAGCTGCTCAAGAGACacgacaag GAGATGGAGCAGATGGGCGGCTACAACCAGCGGCTGGTGGAGGAGATGAAGAACAGGCACGCGCAGGAGAAGGGACGCCTGCCCAAGATCCAGCGCGGCGACGCCAAGACGCGCATGGCCATGTTCAAGAAGAGCCTGCGCATCACCGCCACCGGCACGCCCGAACAGGACCGGGAGAAGATCAAACAG tttgctatccaggaggagaagaggcagaAGAGTGAGCGTCTTCATCAGCAGCAGAAGCACGAGAACCAGATGAGAGACCTGCAGCTGCAGTGTGACTCCAACAACAGAGAACTACAGcaactacag aatgaGAAGTGCCACCTGCTGGTGGAGCATGAGACTGAGAAGCTGAAGGAGCTGGATGAGGAGCACGGCCAGGAgctgaaggagtggagagagaagctCAGGCCCCGCAAGaag GCGCTGGAGGAGGAGTTCAGCAggaagcagcaggagcaggaggtctTCTTCAGCACCAGCGGAGACTCCGAGTGCCTCAACCCCAACGCCCAGAGCAGGGTCTCCAAGTTCTACCCCGTCCCAGGAGCACACTCCTCAGGATCCTAA
- the slka gene encoding STE20-like serine/threonine-protein kinase isoform X1 translates to MSFFNFRKIFKLGTEKKKKQYEHVHRDLNPEDEWEIVGELGDGAFGKVYKAQNKQTGVLAAAKVIDTQTEEELEDYIVEIDILASCDHPNIVKLLEAYYFQTKLWILIEFCGGGAVDAVMLELERPLTEPQIRVVCRQTLEALQYLHDNKVIHRDLKAGNILLTIAGDIKLADFGVSAKNTRTLQRRDSFIGTPYWMAPEVVMCETSKDRPYDFKADIWSLGVTLIEMAEIEPPNHELNPMRVLLKIAKSEPPSLMKPSRWSAEFKDFLRKCLDKNMDNRWNTAQLLQHPFVVNVVDSKPMRELIAEAKAEVLEEIEEGKEEEEEEESDTLLVVPRHKRALSDVSNGSSEDERAAPSPTPLVTVSEMPESEPRPSEGKAPEVEKEPVVETPPAGIKEEVQVRKEEEGGNNQPEAARETAENATVSDQKDEIRATEEEEERQKDEGEHEKTEEMEQKTEKGTEDGDVQEQKNEEITKEQEVVVVEDAQKEEEDEKKENEVQKEEPAELQDSASAATDGDENQKPEEALQEPGEPKEPEEQQPVEDLAAPESKEPAAELTTAGDEKPEHALETDQHEDKEQDVEEQATNGEDLTIDSTSKASESTEVSLAEAGSNNDAQQEEETQATEIKEGGDEVQSKEEKEQEPVDNKAAVPSTVTTVTDVTPEIVVEGDEGTQMVETKFGEEGDKEKEKDSDSGCSSAADTNSIDINLSISNFLSKNKDGSISVQDYKRQKKTLKKTRKFMVDGVEVSVTTSKIITDNDTKSEELRFLRRQELRELRLLQKEEQRSMQQLSNKLQQQREQLFRRFEQETTGKKRQYELELETLEKQQKQSIERLEQEHTSRLRDEAKRIKSEQDRELSKFQSMLKNRKKEVKQEVAQSPKHMRKDLSKRLKEDLALAQHEEEQEFLQRQQQELDAALKRIIQQHKQELAAIERDCLNHKQQLMRAREAAMWEMEERHLQEKHQLLKQQLKDQYFMQRHQLLKRHDKEMEQMGGYNQRLVEEMKNRHAQEKGRLPKIQRGDAKTRMAMFKKSLRITATGTPEQDREKIKQFAIQEEKRQKSERLHQQQKHENQMRDLQLQCDSNNRELQQLQNEKCHLLVEHETEKLKELDEEHGQELKEWREKLRPRKKALEEEFSRKQQEQEVFFSTSGDSECLNPNAQSRVSKFYPVPGAHSSGS, encoded by the exons atgtctttttttaattttcggAAAATATTTAAACTGGGAactgagaagaaaaagaaacaatacGAGCACGTTCACAGGGACTTGAATCCAGAGGACGAGTGGGAGATTGTAGGAGAACTGGGAGATGGAGCCTTTGGCAAAGTGTACAAG gctcagAACAAGCAGACGGGTGTGCTAGCGGCGGCTAAGGTGATTGACACCCAGACTGAAGAGGAGTTGGAGGActacatagtagagattgacatCCTGGCCTCCTGTGACCATCCTAACATCGTCAAACTCCTAGAAGCATACTACTTCCAGACCAAACTCTGG atcctGATTGAGTTCTGCGGGGGAGGAGCAGTGGATGCGGTGATGCTGG agctGGAGCGGCCATTGACGGAGCCTCAGATCCGCGTGGTGTGTAGGCAGACCCTGGAGGCCCTCCAGTATCTCCATGACAACAAGGTCATCCATCGGGACCTGAAGGCCGGCAACATCCTCCTCACCATCGCCGGAGACATCAAGCTGG CTGACTTCGGTGTGTCTGCCAAGAACACGAGGACCCTTCAGCGAAGAGACTCTTTCATTGGGACACCGTACTG GATGGCCCCGGAGGTGGTGATGTGCGAGACGTCTAAGGACCGGCCGTACGACTTCAAGGCCGACATCTGGTCCCTGGGCGTCACGCTGATCGAGATGGCCGAGATCGAGCCGCCCAACCACGAGCTCAACCCCATGAGGGTGCTGCTCAAGATCGCCAAGTCCGAACCTCCCTCACTCATGAAGCCATCCAGATg GTCGGCAGAGTTTAAGGACTTCCTGCGAAAGTGTCTGGACAAGAACATGGACAACAGGTGGAACACTGCTCAACTACTGCAG CATCCATTTGTGGTGAACGTGGTGGACAGCAAGCCCATGAGGGAGCTGATCGCTGAGGCCAAGGCTGAAGTCCTAGAGGAGATTGAGGAGggcaaagaggaagaggaggaggaggagagcgacacCCTGCTG GTGGTGCCCAGGCATAAGCGCGCCCTATCGGACGTCAGCAACGGCAGCTCAGAAGACGAGAGGGCCGCCCCAAGTCCCACCCCCTTGGTCACCGTCTCGGAGATGCCCGAGTCCGAGCCAAGGCCCAGCGAGGGCAAAGCTCCCGAGGTGGAGAAGGAGCCGGTCGTGGAGACACCACCTGCTGGAATTAAGGAGGAAGTGCAGgtcaggaaagaggaagagggcggCAACAACCAACCAGAAGCGGCCAGAGAAACAGCAGAGAATGCAACTGTCAGCGACCAGAAGGATGAAATCAGGgcaacagaggaggaagaggagagacaaaaagATGAAGGAGAACACGAGAagactgaagaaatggaacagaaGACAGAAAAAGGAACAGAGGATGGGGACGTTCAAGAGCAAAAGAACGAAGAGATAACAAAAGAGCAAGAAGTAGTAGTGGTGGAGGACGcacagaaggaagaagaggatgagaagaaggaAAATGAAGTTCAGAAAGAGGAGCCTGCTGAGCTCCAAGATTCTGCATCTGCTGCTACAGACGGAGATGAGAACCAGAAACCAGAGGAAGCACTACAGGAGCCAGGAGAACCAAAGGAGCCTGAAGAACAACAACCTGTTGAAGATCTGGCAGCACCAGAGTCCAAAGAACCAGCAGCAGAACTGACCACTGCAGGTGACGAGAAGCCAGAGCATGCACTAGAGACGGATCAACATGAAGACAAAGAGCAAGATGTGGAAGAACAAGCAACAAATGGAGAAGATCTAACTATAGACAGCACTTCCAAGGCATCAGAATCCACAGAGGTGTCGTTAGCAGAAGCTGGATCCAATAATGATGCgcaacaggaggaggagacacAGGCCACAGAGATTAAGGAAGGAGGAGATGAGGTCCAGTCTAAAGAAGAGAAGGAGCAGGAGCCGGTAGACAATAAGGCAGCGGTACCATCCACAGTCACCACGGTTACAGACGTTACCCCAGAAATTGTGGTGGAAGGTGACGAGGGCACACAGATGGTGGAGACAAAGTTCGGTGAAGAGGGggacaaggagaaggagaaggactcCGATTCTGGCTGCAGCTCGGCAGCCGACACCAACAGCATCGATATCAACCTGTCCATCTCCAACTTCCTGTCCAAGAACAAGGATGGTTCCATCTCCGTGCAG GACTACAAGCGACAGAAGAAGACCCTGAAGAAGACGCGCAAGTTCATGGTGGACGGAGTGGAGGTCAGCGTCACCACCTCCAAGATCATCACCGACAACGACACCAAGAGCGAAGAGCTGCGCTTcctcag gcgTCAGGAGCTGCGTGAGCTGCGTCTCCTCCAGAAGGAGGAGCAGAGGTCCATGCAGCAGCTCAGTAACAagctgcagcagcagagagagcagCTGTTCCGCCGCTTTGAGCAGGAGACCACC GGCAAGAAGCGTCAGTATGAGCTGGAGCTGGAGACCCTGGAGAAGCAGCAGAAGCAGTCCATCGAGCGCCTGGAGCAGGAGCACACCAGCCGGCTGAGGGACGAGGCCAAGCGCATCAAGAGCGAGCAGGACCGGGAGCTCTCCAAGTTCCAGAGCATGCTCAAGAACCGCAAGAAAgag GTGAAACAGGAGGTGGCGCAGTCCCCCAAACACATGAGAAAAGACCTGTCCAAACGTTTAAAAGAGGACTTAGCACTCGCACAACATGAAGAG GAGCAAGAGTTtctgcagcggcagcagcaggagttGGACGCGGCCCTGAAGCGGATCATCCAACAGCACAAGCAGGAGCTGGCTGCCATCGAGAGAGACTGCCTGAACCACAAGCAGCAGCTgatgagag CTCGTGAGGCGGCCATGTGGGAGATGGAGGAGCGCCACCTGCAGGAGAAACACCAGCTCCTCAAGCAGCAGCTGAAGGACCAGTACTTCATGCAGAGGCACCAGCTGCTCAAGAGACacgacaag GAGATGGAGCAGATGGGCGGCTACAACCAGCGGCTGGTGGAGGAGATGAAGAACAGGCACGCGCAGGAGAAGGGACGCCTGCCCAAGATCCAGCGCGGCGACGCCAAGACGCGCATGGCCATGTTCAAGAAGAGCCTGCGCATCACCGCCACCGGCACGCCCGAACAGGACCGGGAGAAGATCAAACAG tttgctatccaggaggagaagaggcagaAGAGTGAGCGTCTTCATCAGCAGCAGAAGCACGAGAACCAGATGAGAGACCTGCAGCTGCAGTGTGACTCCAACAACAGAGAACTACAGcaactacag aatgaGAAGTGCCACCTGCTGGTGGAGCATGAGACTGAGAAGCTGAAGGAGCTGGATGAGGAGCACGGCCAGGAgctgaaggagtggagagagaagctCAGGCCCCGCAAGaag GCGCTGGAGGAGGAGTTCAGCAggaagcagcaggagcaggaggtctTCTTCAGCACCAGCGGAGACTCCGAGTGCCTCAACCCCAACGCCCAGAGCAGGGTCTCCAAGTTCTACCCCGTCCCAGGAGCACACTCCTCAGGATCCTAA